The genomic segment acatctcttccatcttttttGAACCTCTAACTCTAGAACTCTCTATGATAAATACGGGCGcatatcaataaattagaatgttgttgaaaagttcatttatttcagtaattcacctCACATTATGAAActggtgtattaaataaattcagtgtacacagactgaagtagtttaagtctttgattcttttaattgtgatgattttggctcacatttaacaacaaattagaatacttcataagaccaacaaaaaacaacaacctttttagtgatttttttggccttctgtaaagtgtgttaatttactgtacatttactcaATAATTGGTAAGGACTCCTTTTGctgtaattactgcctcaatgttgcatggcatggaggtgatcagtttgtggcactgctgaggtggtatggaagccagGTTTCTATGACAGTGgctttcagctcatctgtattttttggtctcttgtttctcattttcctcttgacaatagcccatagagtCTCTCTGGGGTTctggtctggtgagtttgctggccagtcaagcacaccaacacctggtcatttaaccaactttcggtgtttttggcagtgtgggcaggagccaaatcctgctggaaaatgaaatcagcatcttcaaaaagctggtcagcagaaggaagtatgaagtgctccaaaatttcttggtaaatggctgcagtgactttggttttcaaacaacacaatggaccaacaccagcatgacattgcatcccaaatcatccaagactgtggaaacttaacacgattaacttcctccagactctaggacatgggtttccaaatgaaatacaaaacttgctctcatctgaaaagaggactttggatcactgggcaacagtccagtacttcttctccttagcccaggtaagacgcctctgacgttgtctgtggttcagcaaattccttgacacgtctgtgcatggctcttgatgccttgatccCAGCATCAgtccatttcttgtgaagttcactcaaattcttgaatcgattttgcttgacaattctgataaggctgcagttctctcggttggttgtgcatctttttcctccacactttttccttccactcaactttctgttaacatacttggatacagcactctgtgaacagccagcttctttgacaatgaatgtttgtgacttacctccttgtgaagggtgtcaatgattgtcttccggacaactatcagatcagcagtcttccccatgattgtgtagcctagtgaaccaaactgagagaccattttgaaggctcaggaaacctttgcaggtgttttgagttgattagctgattggcatatcaccatattctaatttgttgagatagtgaattggtgggtttttgttaaatgtgagccaaaatcatcacaattaaaagaaccaaagacttaaactaattcagtctgtgtgaactgaatttatttaatacaaaggATACACAATATTTGAactgaacttttccatgacattctaatttattttatatgaaatatattatatatgtaaaaaatataataaataatatttctgttATAATACATGTGTTAGAAATGGTCAGTTGTGGTGCaactactgtttaaaaaaaaatccagacttttattttaaaatagtccACTCTTATTTTAGCAGAAGTACAAGCGCATTTCTTCACCCTTCACACACCGCTGTTATCGTAAGGTTTTACAGTCAGCTGATTTAGAGTTGGACTTAGTCATTGAACAACTGATTCCTAGTAAACACTAAATAGTAAATAAACCATGACTAAATACGAGAACGTTGCTGTTCATGGCTACGAGGAATTTTGTAAAGCTGTGtctgaaagaaaaggaaaagataTATTCGCTTACTTCTCTGGAGATAAAGATGACCAGGGCAAGAGCTGGTGTCCGGACTGTGTGGAAGGTACAGTACCATAATACAGCAGCTGCTGTTTCACAAaagacatatttattatttatttatttatgtatttttcgcTCATGCAGCTGAGCCAGTGGTTAGAGGAGAGCTGTCTTATCTGCCGGAGGGatctgtcttcatttactgcCAAGTAGGAGATAGACCTTAGTAGGTGCAAAAACATTCTTATAATTAGATTGGCTATATAAACAGACATATTTAATGTATGTTGCTGCAGTGCATACAGTATACAAGATTGTTTTGacctatattacattttatagttCACTAAGAAATTAAAATTAGTTGAAAATGTACCAACCatcatgccatccaagatgtatttgagtttgtttcttcatcagaacaggatTGGAAAATTTtaccattacatcacttgctcaccaatgaatcctgtgcagtcaatgggtgccatcagagtgagagtccaaaccactgataaaaacatcaccgtGATCgtcaagtaatccacatgaatcCAGTTCATCAATTCATGTCTTGTGAACTGAAgacctgtgtgtttgtaagaaacaaaatcatctttTTTAACTTCACAACATTGCTTTAGACTATAGTAAGAGTCCTCTCCACTGAAAAAAATCATCTCctttgaatcaggagagaagtatgcacagatcaagtacaGTTTACAAGCGAAAACAGTTATAAACTGATATGTCGGTGGATTTCACACGCAGCTATTCACTTTGTAAGACTTTAATTGTTGGACTgaagtcgtgtggattattgtaatgtttggactcttattctgacggcacccattcactgcagaggattcattggtgctcaagtgatgctaaatttctccaaatctgttccgatgaataaacaaactcatcggcatcttggatgtcctgagggtgagtacattttgagcaattttatatatatatatagatacatatatatagatatagatatataaaaatatatatctatatttatatatatagatatagatatagataattttttttattatctatatctatatatatatctatatatatatatctatatatctatatatctatatatatatatatatatatatatatatatatattggttaagTGTTGACCTCTAATTTCACTGTTGTTCTTGCCAGCTGGAAGAACCCAAAT from the Carassius gibelio isolate Cgi1373 ecotype wild population from Czech Republic chromosome A15, carGib1.2-hapl.c, whole genome shotgun sequence genome contains:
- the LOC128029339 gene encoding thioredoxin domain-containing protein 17; translation: MTKYENVAVHGYEEFCKAVSERKGKDIFAYFSGDKDDQGKSWCPDCVEAEPVVRGELSYLPEGSVFIYCQVGDRPYWKNPNNDFKKNLKLTGVPTLLRYGTPQKLVEEECFKADLVRMLFTED